One window from the genome of Pyrus communis chromosome 16, drPyrComm1.1, whole genome shotgun sequence encodes:
- the LOC137721327 gene encoding late embryogenesis abundant protein At1g64065, with amino-acid sequence MVDREQVRPLAPAAIHPSSDADEAAFHLKKVRRRKFIKCCGCITAVILIQAVVIIILAFTVFRVKEPKIKMNKVTITRLELINNNTAPKPGSNMSLIADVSVKNPNFASFKYTNTTTTLYYHGVVVGEAHGAPGHAKARRTMRMNITVDMITDRLTSDPNLRADFNSGLMTMSSYSRIPGRVKLLNIIKKHVIVKMNCTMTVNISSQAIQEQKCKRKVKL; translated from the coding sequence ATGGTGGACAGGGAGCAAGTCAGGCCGCTAGCCCCTGCCGCTATCCACCCAAGCAGCGACGCCGATGAGGCTGCTTTTCACTTGAAAAAAGTTAGACGAAGGAAGTTCATCAAGTGCTGCGGCTGCATAACAGCCGTGATCTTAATCCAAGCCGTTGTGATCATAATACTAGCTTTCACTGTGTTCCGTGTGAAGGAGCCAAAGATCAAGATGAATAAGGTCACGATTACAAGGCTGGAGTTGATCAACAACAACACAGCCCCTAAGCCAGGCTCAAACATGTCACTAATAGCCGATGTGTCGGTGAAAAATCCCAACTTCGCCTCGTTCAAGTATACCAACACCACCACGACCCTGTATTATCACGGTGTGGTGGTGGGGGAGGCTCATGGCGCACCTGGTCATGCTAAGGCTCGACGGACCATGAGGATGAATATCACGGTTGATATGATCACAGACCGGCTCACGTCCGACCCCAACTTGAGGGCGGATTTCAATTCTGGGTTGATGACCATGAGTAGCTATTCTAGAATTCCAGGAAGGGTGAAGTTGTTGAATATTATCAAGAAACATGTAATTGTGAAAATGAATTGTACTATGACTGTTAATATTTCCAGCCAGGCAATTCAAGAACAAAAATGTAAGAGGAAGGTTAAGCTCTAG
- the LOC137721342 gene encoding RING-H2 finger protein ATL67, with protein MSSTPTPSNPHSPTNYLTTLGLGYGIAISLGFLVLFSTLLLASYICCRVSRHRHHHHHQPPQRQNPNPSPEGVILPRIIFVAEDDIEQQQQDDDENAVVGLHPSVINSYPKFPFSKEASTPDSSTCSICLCDYKDAEMLRMMPECRHYFHLLCLDAWLRLKGSCPVCRNSPLPTPLSTPLQEVVPLSQYPADRRWRR; from the coding sequence ATGTCGTCCACCCCCACCCCCTCCAACCCTCACTCCCCCACTAATTATCTAACTACCCTCGGCCTCGGCTACGGCATCGCCATTTCTCTCGGCTTCCTCGTCCTCTTCTCCACCCTTCTCCTCGCCTCCTACATCTGCTGCCGCGTCTcccgccaccgccaccaccaccaccaccagccgCCTCAGCGCCAGAACCCGAATCCGAGCCCCGAAGGCGTCATCCTCCCCCGCATCATCTTCGTCGCCGAAGACGACATcgagcagcagcagcaggatGATGATGAGAACGCCGTCGTCGGGCTCCACCCGAGCGTCATCAATTCCTACCCCAAGTTCCCGTTTTCCAAGGAGGCGTCGACCCCCGATTCGTCCACGTGCTCCATCTGCCTCTGCGACTACAAGGACGCCGAGATGCTCCGGATGATGCCGGAGTGCCGGCACTACTTCCACCTGTTGTGCCTCGACGCGTGGCTCCGGCTCAAAGGATCGTGCCCGGTTTGCCGTAACTCGCCGCTGCCGACGCCTCTGTCAACTCCGTTGCAGGAGGTTGTGCCTTTGTCTCAGTACCCGGCCGATCGGAGATGGAGGAGGTGA
- the LOC137720652 gene encoding desiccation protectant protein Lea14 homolog — protein sequence MKKRSALIVGLQFGNQILDSTELVFEISIFNPFEFYLPVSQASFKFKSAGSEVLTGTLKDAASLKPGEESIMFVLVKVPLRVFINFAKDISGDADINYEIDLSIKIKFPVIGNVVSLPIPCQCQQGELKLSHLFSKLLDQINPQQLVP from the exons ATGAAGAAAAGATCTGCACTTATTGTAGGCCTTCAATTTGGGAACCAAATCTTGGACTCCACAGAACTCGTCTTCGAGATATCTATCTTCAACCCCTTTGAGTTCTATCTCCCTGTCAGTCAGGCTTCTTTCAAATTCAAAAGCGCCGGCAG CGAGGTCTTAACAGGAACATTGAAAGATGCCGCGTCGCTGAAGCCCGGAGAAGAGTCGATTATGTTTGTGTTAGTGAAGGTGCCATTAAGAGTGTTCATAAACTTCGCAAAGGACATATCTGGAGATGCAGATATTAACTATGAGATCGATTTGAGTATCAAGATTAAGTTTCCTGTAATTGGGAACGTTGTATCCTTACCAATTCCTTGCCAATGCCAACAGGGCGAACTCAAGCTTTCTCATCTGTTTTCCAAATTGTTGGACCAAATCAATCCTCAGCAGCTGGTGCCTTAA